From the genome of Phlebotomus papatasi isolate M1 chromosome 2, Ppap_2.1, whole genome shotgun sequence:
agtgaaaccgcgacgaaaggcttccaaaactttgttgagttgctcctgagtgcaggatttgttcttattcctggtcttttctgctttcccatctaaaacaaaacgaaaatctctcccaaaaaaatcatatttccggggtttcctattgaagcaattgcagacacttcagaaaaatcctttttgttcacggaataggtaattatttcatttgaaaacttcacgtaccgttaacaataaagattagcacttaatttaactaaaattagccagaaatatgacataaatgttaaacgaaacgaataaacaacagtcacctcattgtgtttttcattggaaaacatggtcgatcgatgaaaaattcgatggttaaaaggtacacttttaatttttctgagaaattaacaaattaaaatttgtgaatatgaatggattttcgctttattttgagcaaaattaactaaataatgaaactatggtatagaaaatataatatataaatatagtaatttagtactgcatttatcatgaaaacagtgacgtttccatttagagtagcgaaaaatttccatttggagcaggttttgaattagcttaatttaccctatagcatctaagtcacacgAGATCTAGCACTTCGGaaagtctgggacgctttgccaccccttttttaaaATACGTTTCTAAGGATTATTGTACTTGATCTAGGATGCAAGTAACACAGATTTCAATGCCATCAGAGCCCGATTCGAGAAATACCCGAAATCATAAGTCTATCGTATTTGTCGTGCcaaaattaggtaatatgcaaagtttcataaagaaattcgtcCGAAGGTCCAAATACCTTCTTTGTGAGTATTTCGTGAATTTTTGTtagacattgtttttctttaatgaTGAAATAATGAATGAAATTCAAGATTATTTAGcggaaaattttatattctgtACAACGcgtaattttaaacaaaaccaattTGGAAGTTCGGATTTTAATAatcataatttaataaatttgctcTAGATCTAGAGTTTTTTGAAGactatttaattgatttttatcaaGAGAGTTACTCGAACTTTAAATGAGTTTTccggaatttttaattttactgttagaataaaaaatgctaaaatgaaCAGTGAATCCTCGTTATTGAATACAAAGATCGCTAAATTAACTAAATCCCAGGTTTATCGTCTCGTCTTATCGATATCCAGGGCTCGAGTAATATAATTTTAGGTTGCCACAAGTTTTATTGAACTGAATTTTAAGTTCTCTCCCTAATTTAGAAAATCTTTTAGGTTTATCTGTCTTTAAGTTTCAACAGGCCCTCCTTGCAGTAGTAATTTAAACCTTTCATCACTTTCATcagaaatctttaaatttcattcaaatcgatcaaatttgatcatttttaagatatttctgATAAGATTTGAAATGCAGATTCTTTGATTTCTTATGTAGATTATTGTGGAATCTCTAAAACAATTCAAGATACAATTACCACAGGAATGTCTAAATAACAATTATGCCAAGAAGTCATTCCCACTTTTGCAGTTGCTAAGACATGTTGCTGATTATTTAGTAATGACCCAACTCTCTCTAAATAATCATTACTTAAGCAATGATTTTACAAAGAGGGCTAAAGTGATAAGATCAACAGGTAATTTTCGGTTAATTTTCTGCATTTCCAACACAAACAATTAAACCAATTggaatttctttaatattccccaagtaatttccctaaatgaccagagaaaatattctcaaaagtATTCTCTCTTTCTTTTATGCTAAACTTTTTAGTATTCTGATTGGTGACAATGAAGTGGTAAAGATCAGCGATTTTGGCACATGTCGCGAGTGGAATGAGATCAGTACAAAGATGAGTTTTGCAGGAACTGTTGCCTGGATGGCACCTGAAGTGATAAAGAGCGAACCATGCTCAGAGAAAGTGGATATCTGGTCGTATGGCATTGTCCTGTGGGAATTGTTAACATGTGAAATTCCCTACAAGGATGTCGATTCATCGGCCATTATCTGGGGTGTTGGGAGCAATCAGCTGCAATTGCCCATTCCAAAAACCTGCCCTGAAGGCTTTGCTCTTCTACTTCGGCAATGTTGGTGCCAGAAGCCACGCAATAGGCCCTCATTCCGGATCATTCTCACTCATTTGGAGATTGCTGGGAATGAGTTGATGAAGCAGAATGATGCTGAATACTTTAAATCACAGCAAAAGTGGCGCCAGGAGATTCAGACTCACATGATAGCCAACAGTACAAATGCCCAGAAATTTGAACAGGACCTGATTAAGAAGCGCCAAGAGGAACTGAGGCACATCAAGGATATTCGAATGGTGTACGAGAGGAAATTGGAGAAAACCAATAGACTATTCCTCGAAGTCAACATGTTCCTACATCAGCTGGCACAGCGAGAACGTGAGGTGCATGAGAGGGAAAAAATGCTTCCGGGCTACAAGAGAAAGGTTGTGAATCCACTGAGGAAGGCCCATGACAAGATCTCACGCAAGAAGTGTACAAATGCTTGTGCTACGGACGCTATTTATGATCACACGGTAAGATTTTGTTGATTtagaaaactcatggaaaatcCTTTGATCACCATGGGTCTCAAAAGGCCATCAATCACTGGATTATGATCAAAATCTGACTTTTTTTCTGTGGTTCTTTGTTACTTTGCAGAGTCCCGTTCGGGCAAATTTGTATGCTCAGTTGGATGGTGCAAATCAACCAAAATCAGTGGCTGTGATGCCCAATAAGTCTCACAAGAAGATGCGCCACCGTCGAGTGGGATCGGGTACCATTGCCTCACCTAAGGCTAGTCCTAATCGCGATAGAAGGTACCAGAGTGAACCAGAGACACGTTTTGTTCGACTTGTGGACACAGAGACGCAGACAGATGCCATGGACATCAGTGAAACCGATGGTAGTCCTAGTCCCTTCCTGTCGATGCGAGAGGAGCATCAGCGTACTAGGCATGTAGCAGCTGTGGCTCCTCTTCAGTCATCTGAGAATATGGTGACCACGAGAACGACGCCTGCGGGCGAACATCAGGCTCACCATGAGCTCACCAGTCCCAACGGGAACTCCATGAGCACAAGTGATATCACGTACCAGGACGCGTGTTCGAGTCCCGATCTCCTGGATGACGCCATGAATAGCAATGAACGCCTCGAAATTCGCGAGTGCAGCGACGATGACCACCTAGAGATTCTGGGTCGAAAGGTGACACAACTGATAACGGGTGAAAATGGGAATTTGAATGCGTACATTGAGAAGAGGGGCTTCATCAGTGTCTCATCGGACAGTGGTGAAGTGACGGTGTTTAGGCCAAGTGGTGTAAACACCTTCGCAAAGGGCACGGGAACTACAGCCGGCGCCAAGGATCTCAACAACGGCGACTCACGCGACGAACGCAGCAACGACAGCTGGACTGATGAGGAGGGCGAAGAACCGTCTGACTACAATTATTCATTGCGCAGGAGAAGGTGAGtcccacaaaataaatttacttaATATAGCCTCAATAAGGAAGCTCGTTTGTGCAAATTGGGATTTCTATGTCAACCACATGAGCTACATTAATATGCtagtccaatgaaaaatgaaaaggggaaatctttctgctgaacatttttttagcacatgattgCTCTCaaatgtttctgcattatcgatttttcttgtGTTGGTTtatgtcacgactgtttggtggttttagaacacgacgagaactgaggaaaacagtcgagacagaaaccaacacaaagaaaagttgataatgaagatgcatttgagaacagtcgtgtactaaaaatgttcaggagaaaggtTTGTCTTCGTTTTCgtcattttttactgctcgaactccacggagagagcagtatttacaccttccaccccccggagaccacttttctcaacaaatcttcgcgtttcagaagatttctgagaaatgtcgtcacgctgtttgtccgtttgtccgtccggttgtcatcagctctagaggccaaacggttagagatagtgacttgaGACCTAAGGGGGACCaacccataagtcgacccaaggatcgttaacatgcccctcattttccccccacccctccccttcccctccaaaactgtttttttttttggattgctcgaaaacacctcgtgcgatttttttcattttttgatatgttttagagattacccaggcgaacatttcgtccatatacgaaaatacagttgaatcattcctaataacaggaaaacacaaaattctttgccaaagctttcgacgcttcaacgcgtcttcctcagtggtcaaatctgtgatttgtcccTGAAATTTTGTCCTGAAAGTTTGAAAGAGTTGGCCTCAGATCAATGTCCAAgaaggagtacccgcgacgaattcctgattttccctgtaaatcctcatttggagtagtgaacagacagtgcggacaaaatttcagagacaaatcacagatttgaccactgaggaagacgcgttgaagcgtcgaaagctttggcaaagaattttgtgtttttctgtcctgaaaggattgcacctcctgacgcatccggatggagctcatctccttgaccttttCTTATACGAATTGCCGTCAGTAATCTACCgaacattcctaataacggtttttcaaggtcaaaagttaaaaagacacttGACTGCGCAcatatcaagcaaatggggtcacgtttggggtcgttggaaaggtcttggaattttatataaaactgaaccggttccaatcggttttgaatcggtaatgaaccggttcgtaACCGATAAACAAtgtttatctgaaaatcaaccccattacttttaaaactagtttgggggatcttttgagagatttttgaatcggttcaaatcgattgagaaccggtaaacgataaatgatgcgaaagtacttttgcggtatagcatctaagtcacgagttcgagcatttcccAAAGCCTGGGaagctttgccacccctttttaattggaatagcaTTATCAATTTATGAGACTTTTTCCATCGATTTATTAAATGCTGAAGTGCCTTCGGTAACCGTTTAGATCACAATTACTAATTTAGTAACAAgcgatgtaaaatacgaaaaaagaacaataaagatttatattttttcctaacTGCAAAAATCTGATTGAaaagtttttgtatttttattaaatgccAGATTGATATTTCAAATCGTTTAGGTCTAAAATTTGTATCTATAACCGTTTAGGCAGAAAGTTAGGATTTTCAGCATTCGGACTTAGAATACAAAATTCACTAACATGATGTAAAGGGAGCTTTTAATAcattaggaaaaatatttaattcgaatttaagtttttaaattagtttctGTTTATTCCTTTAGTCCTTTAGGCTCAAACCACTAAATTGGAATATAACATCAAGATAAGTCTTATAGCAAGAAAGTAGCTCATCAAATCAAATACTATAGCATAGTTCCTAAGAAgtagactaaaaaaaaaacaaacagacTGAGCGTCACCCACATTTCGTGGCACGAGAGTTCATGGCGCCAAAAGGTAAAGGAGGGCACGACAAGGGGTCGATCACCGCGGAAATTCCCATTTTAACATCAACACACACCTTTCCTCCCATCTGGGATTCCTCTCCCACTTCCCTCACAATTCACAAATGCGAAAACGCCAACATTTTGCAGTTCCATCGACCTTATCGCAAATATTGAGTGTTTATTCGCTTCTCACGTCTTTAATGTTTgccatttcgtttttttttataattatttttattttgagaatCTTCATAAAACATTGAAGATGAAGACTATTCTCGTGTTCAGGGTAAAATACTTTGttgttttttataaataaaaaattattcataaaacaCATTTATTTGTATTGAAGGGAATAATTTCGTGTGAAGTCTGTTCTTCTGCTACTTTGCTCTCTATTCCATTCAATAATGcataaattttgccaaaaaaaatagTACATGTGCTAAACTTCAAGtttcactttaaatattttatcggGTAAAAATAGGGTTAGTATCATGACAAAGTTAACTTTGCTTTGATAATGcataaattttgccaaaaaatagTACATGTACTAAACTTCAAGTTtctctttaaatatttcatctGGTAAAAGAGGGTTAGTATCATGACCAAGTTAACTTTGTCATGATACTAACCCTATTTTTACccgataaaatatttaaagtgaaaCTTGAAGTTTAGCACATGTACtatattttggcaaaatttataCATTATCGAATAGAATAGAGAGCAAAGTAACCGCAGAACAGACTTCACATGAAATTATTCCCTTcaatacaaataaatatttaaataaaatataaatgctTAGTACACTCATGTACTAAGATGAAAATTACTTTCGCTTTCAGGGTAAAATacctggtattttttttaataaaaaggaaatacttttaaaacacCTTACttaatcat
Proteins encoded in this window:
- the LOC129804591 gene encoding mitogen-activated protein kinase kinase kinase 13 isoform X2, producing MVFFINIVSRIGEPPDKDKVNMDTDVQKRMMCIQEELGQMGITDQNDLPYKPGLDDRDASDEHCRGNMGGCGGVGGSGNPWVPGGSGFGADGLKPAGWMDGLLGCMRPVLSLIGKATVDMKGKQTEEWEIPFEDITDLEFLGSGAQGSVFSGKWRNEIVAVKKVHDILDTDIKHLRKLDHENIIKFKGVCTTAPVYCIIMEFCPYGTLQNILKDEEVVPPSRLVSWAKQIALGMQYLHSHKIIHRDLKSPNILIGDNEVVKISDFGTCREWNEISTKMSFAGTVAWMAPEVIKSEPCSEKVDIWSYGIVLWELLTCEIPYKDVDSSAIIWGVGSNQLQLPIPKTCPEGFALLLRQCWCQKPRNRPSFRIILTHLEIAGNELMKQNDAEYFKSQQKWRQEIQTHMIANSTNAQKFEQDLIKKRQEELRHIKDIRMVYERKLEKTNRLFLEVNMFLHQLAQREREVHEREKMLPGYKRKVVNPLRKAHDKISRKKCTNACATDAIYDHTSPVRANLYAQLDGANQPKSVAVMPNKSHKKMRHRRVGSGTIASPKASPNRDRRYQSEPETRFVRLVDTETQTDAMDISETDGSPSPFLSMREEHQRTRHVAAVAPLQSSENMVTTRTTPAGEHQAHHELTSPNGNSMSTSDITYQDACSSPDLLDDAMNSNERLEIRECSDDDHLEILGRKVTQLITGENGNLNAYIEKRGFISVSSDSGEVTVFRPSGVNTFAKGTGTTAGAKDLNNGDSRDERSNDSWTDEEGEEPSDYNYSLRRRSLARLPISRGMRCRRYKYPTLSPTTAVTVNPINVPPVSATVLSDEENTSECSPPPSSQHSTLDSNAEAPKATPRSAKRDHVVRNRSTSTSSSSSSDSESDPEDTEQIARNPQSTQV
- the LOC129804591 gene encoding mitogen-activated protein kinase kinase kinase 13 isoform X1 translates to MQPLTGKMTASSESCNGDYPKMEEPPSKDTLNIREESQIPENHPRRMMCIQEELGQMGITDQNDLPYKPGLDDRDASDEHCRGNMGGCGGVGGSGNPWVPGGSGFGADGLKPAGWMDGLLGCMRPVLSLIGKATVDMKGKQTEEWEIPFEDITDLEFLGSGAQGSVFSGKWRNEIVAVKKVHDILDTDIKHLRKLDHENIIKFKGVCTTAPVYCIIMEFCPYGTLQNILKDEEVVPPSRLVSWAKQIALGMQYLHSHKIIHRDLKSPNILIGDNEVVKISDFGTCREWNEISTKMSFAGTVAWMAPEVIKSEPCSEKVDIWSYGIVLWELLTCEIPYKDVDSSAIIWGVGSNQLQLPIPKTCPEGFALLLRQCWCQKPRNRPSFRIILTHLEIAGNELMKQNDAEYFKSQQKWRQEIQTHMIANSTNAQKFEQDLIKKRQEELRHIKDIRMVYERKLEKTNRLFLEVNMFLHQLAQREREVHEREKMLPGYKRKVVNPLRKAHDKISRKKCTNACATDAIYDHTSPVRANLYAQLDGANQPKSVAVMPNKSHKKMRHRRVGSGTIASPKASPNRDRRYQSEPETRFVRLVDTETQTDAMDISETDGSPSPFLSMREEHQRTRHVAAVAPLQSSENMVTTRTTPAGEHQAHHELTSPNGNSMSTSDITYQDACSSPDLLDDAMNSNERLEIRECSDDDHLEILGRKVTQLITGENGNLNAYIEKRGFISVSSDSGEVTVFRPSGVNTFAKGTGTTAGAKDLNNGDSRDERSNDSWTDEEGEEPSDYNYSLRRRSLARLPISRGMRCRRYKYPTLSPTTAVTVNPINVPPVSATVLSDEENTSECSPPPSSQHSTLDSNAEAPKATPRSAKRDHVVRNRSTSTSSSSSSDSESDPEDTEQIARNPQSTQV